A single region of the Candidatus Protochlamydia amoebophila UWE25 genome encodes:
- a CDS encoding YtxH domain-containing protein: MNKKILLGSLAGGFVGLTTALLLAPKSGNQLIKDAYKPLFPLLRQLFSYAKKNDDGEDSQISLANPRKSTRKTKIKTAAKAVPKPKKSVNSTTKKLPTSKKSAAKSTSHESSTKVNE; encoded by the coding sequence ATGAATAAAAAGATCCTTTTAGGAAGCCTGGCTGGGGGCTTTGTCGGATTGACAACAGCTTTATTATTAGCACCGAAGTCGGGTAATCAACTCATTAAGGATGCTTATAAGCCTTTATTTCCATTACTTCGCCAGCTTTTTTCGTATGCAAAAAAAAATGATGATGGGGAAGATTCACAAATTTCCCTAGCTAATCCTCGCAAATCCACAAGAAAAACGAAGATAAAAACAGCTGCCAAAGCTGTTCCAAAACCTAAAAAATCTGTTAACTCAACAACTAAGAAGCTTCCTACTTCAAAGAAGTCTGCTGCAAAAAGCACGTCTCATGAATCTTCAACAAAGGTAAATGAATGA
- a CDS encoding YtxH domain-containing protein, whose translation MTSKTTHTKDFFAGAVIGSLLGGVTALLTAPKAGKRLRQEMNDFYSDVSDQSHDIADNISKKTRSVMKSFGSHSNELADKAKCLYCGVKKMMGCEQEEEEETCTKDLMMGGVIGGVLGAVVGLLLAPKSGSELRDDIVEGCEKVSDKTRGMADQFSKNGKKMAATAYSKTNKWLELAKGIVHEWTDEAEEKSENFTSQAKHRMDDLMDWAALGYRVWQGINKKR comes from the coding sequence TTTTCGCAGGAGCTGTAATTGGTAGTTTACTAGGTGGTGTAACTGCACTTCTTACAGCGCCAAAAGCAGGAAAAAGGTTACGTCAAGAGATGAATGATTTTTACAGCGATGTATCAGATCAGTCTCATGATATTGCAGATAATATTTCCAAAAAAACTAGATCTGTCATGAAATCTTTTGGTTCTCATTCCAACGAATTAGCGGATAAAGCTAAATGTTTATATTGCGGAGTAAAAAAAATGATGGGATGTGAACAGGAAGAGGAAGAAGAAACCTGCACAAAAGATTTAATGATGGGCGGGGTTATTGGTGGAGTATTAGGTGCTGTGGTAGGGCTTTTGCTTGCTCCTAAATCTGGTAGTGAGCTGAGAGATGATATTGTCGAAGGATGTGAAAAAGTGAGTGATAAAACTCGTGGTATGGCAGATCAATTTTCCAAAAATGGAAAAAAAATGGCCGCAACTGCGTATTCGAAAACCAACAAATGGCTTGAGTTGGCAAAGGGCATAGTCCATGAGTGGACTGATGAAGCAGAAGAAAAAAGCGAAAATTTTACCAGTCAAGCTAAACATCGTATGGATGATTTAATGGACTGGGCTGCTTTAGGTTATCGTGTTTGGCAAGGTATTAACAAAAAACGATAA
- a CDS encoding carboxypeptidase M32: protein MSKTQKEYQKLHVLSKHARILQGISSHLDWDQETYMPFGSAAIRAEQLKTMAGLIHREKTSQKFANTLSKLIDLSSGELIAQDLTPAQSSAVKEWRRDYLQDTAMPAEFVEEFAQLTSQSVLAWRNAKKSNSFQQFAPFLDRVVTMNRKKADLLGYQNHPYDALLDLYEPDMTTAKTKQIFDKLKNTITVWIRKISTQKIENNFLFGKWDHDKQIAFSHQILNAMGYDFNKGRLDFSSHPFSSASHPTDSRITTRIHPSSLMSSISVILHEGGHALYEMGLPQNLYGTPLGDACSLGIHESQSRWWETRIGLHKSFWKHFFPILKNTFPGRLDQVHLNSFYQAINKVEPSFIRVEADEMTYPLHVIIRFELEKALIEGSINVREVPEAWNAKMKEYLGITPSHHNEGCLQDIHWSMGAFGYFPTYTLGNLYAAHLFEAFAKQYPDWEQRISTGELNFVKAWLSEHIYQHGRRYSSRELLKLATGHAFNANAYIRYLQDKYSQIYQL, encoded by the coding sequence ATGAGTAAAACTCAAAAAGAGTATCAAAAACTACATGTACTTAGTAAACATGCACGCATTCTACAAGGTATTTCTTCTCATTTAGATTGGGACCAAGAAACCTATATGCCTTTTGGTAGCGCAGCTATTCGCGCAGAGCAACTTAAAACAATGGCAGGTTTAATTCATCGAGAAAAAACAAGTCAAAAATTCGCAAATACCCTTTCTAAACTTATCGATCTTTCTAGCGGCGAATTGATTGCACAAGACCTCACGCCTGCGCAATCCTCTGCTGTTAAAGAATGGCGTCGAGATTATTTGCAAGATACTGCCATGCCAGCAGAATTCGTTGAAGAGTTTGCTCAATTAACTTCTCAATCTGTTTTGGCTTGGCGCAACGCAAAAAAATCAAATTCCTTTCAACAATTTGCCCCTTTTTTAGATCGTGTGGTTACCATGAATCGGAAAAAAGCCGATTTATTAGGTTATCAAAATCATCCATACGATGCTCTGTTGGATTTGTATGAACCTGATATGACCACAGCAAAAACGAAGCAAATTTTCGACAAACTCAAAAATACAATAACGGTATGGATAAGAAAAATTTCTACTCAAAAAATAGAAAATAATTTTTTATTTGGAAAATGGGATCATGATAAGCAAATAGCATTTAGCCATCAGATCTTAAATGCTATGGGATATGATTTTAACAAAGGTCGATTAGACTTTTCCTCTCATCCTTTTTCTTCTGCTAGCCATCCAACCGACAGTCGTATTACAACACGCATTCACCCGTCTTCACTTATGAGTAGTATTTCGGTTATTTTACATGAAGGAGGACACGCCTTATATGAAATGGGTTTGCCACAAAATCTTTATGGAACACCCCTAGGAGATGCTTGTTCATTAGGAATTCATGAAAGTCAATCTCGATGGTGGGAAACGAGAATTGGACTTCATAAATCATTTTGGAAACACTTTTTCCCCATTTTAAAAAATACTTTTCCAGGTCGGCTCGATCAAGTTCATTTAAACTCTTTTTATCAAGCGATTAATAAAGTTGAGCCTTCCTTCATTCGCGTGGAAGCCGATGAAATGACTTATCCTTTACATGTGATTATACGTTTTGAATTGGAAAAAGCTTTAATCGAAGGTTCAATAAATGTTCGCGAAGTTCCCGAAGCATGGAATGCAAAAATGAAAGAATACTTGGGTATAACACCTAGTCATCATAATGAAGGTTGCTTACAAGACATTCATTGGTCAATGGGTGCATTCGGATATTTTCCAACGTATACATTAGGCAATCTCTATGCGGCTCACCTTTTTGAAGCTTTTGCTAAACAATATCCTGACTGGGAACAACGTATCTCAACCGGTGAATTAAATTTTGTCAAAGCATGGTTATCCGAGCATATTTATCAACATGGGCGTCGTTACTCTAGTCGTGAACTTCTCAAGTTAGCAACAGGTCATGCTTTTAATGCTAATGCATACATCCGCTACCTTCAAGATAAGTATAGTCAAATCTATCAGCTATAA